From the genome of Nicotiana sylvestris chromosome 1, ASM39365v2, whole genome shotgun sequence:
AATAAGATATGATTTAGCCTGTGCCCATTCACTTTGAAACTTTCTATTTCGTCCTGGTTTTGAATCTCAATTGCTCCATATGGTGATACATGTTTTACCACATACAGTCTCGTCCATCTAGACTTTACTTTTCTGGGGAACAATCTGAGTCTACTATTGTATAGTAAGACTTTGTCCCCTTCATGAAACTCCTTTCGCTTAATTAGGCGATCATGCCACATTTTAGTCTTTTCCTTGAAAATCTGTGCATTTTCATACGCGTCCAGTCTAAACTCCTCCAATGCATTCATCTGCGCCAACCTGTGTTCATCGGCAAGACTAAGATCAAGATTAAGCATCTTAATTGCCCAATATGCTTTATATTCTATCTCAACAGGTAAGTGACACGATTTTCCATCACTAGTTTGAACGGTGAACACCTTATGGTTATTTTGAATGCAGTCCTTTACGCCCATAGAGCTTCCTCCAAATTTATAAACCAATCTTTACGATAAGCACTAACCATCTTTTCAAGAATTCTTTTAAGTTCATGTTTAGCCACTTCAACTTGCCCACTAGTTTGGGCATGGTACGGGGTTCTTGTATTGTGTGTGACCCAATACTTGGACAAAGCTGCACTATTCAAAAAGTGTGACCCATTGTCACTGATAATCACGTGAGGCATCCCAAAGAGGGTAAGGATGTTCTTCCATAAGAACTCATACACCACCTGAGCATCATTAATCCTAGTAAGGATTGCTTCGACCCACTTAGAGATATAGTCAATGGCTACTAGGAAATACTCATAAGAATGTGATGATTGGAATGAAGTCAATGCCCCAAATGTCAAAAATTTCACATACCAGAATGGAGTTGAGAGGCATTTTTTCCCTCTTACTAATATTACCTCCCATTGACACTTGTCACATGTAGCTATAAAAGCTCGTGCATCATTGTACAAAGTAGGATAAAAGAAACCAGCTTCCATGACCTTTGTTGCAGTACGATTTCCACCATAGTGTCCTCCAACTGCTCCATCATGGCAGTGAGACAAAATGTTTGCCATCTCTCCATCAGGCACACATCTTCGAATCAACCATCTGCACACAACTTAAACAATAAAAGGGTCATTCCAAGAATAACATTTTACCTCACTTTGCAACTTCTTTTTCTGATCGGAGGTCAAGTCGTGTGGCAACCACTCACTAGCCAAGAAGTTGGCTATGTCGGTGAACTATGGTGGTCTATCAAATATTAATGCAATGGAAAAAATCTACTCATCTGGGAACTCTTTCCGAATGTCCACTGCTTCAACATGTGGTTTCTCCAATCGCAACAGGTGGTCAGCCACTTGATTTTCTGTGCCTTTCCTATCCTTGATTTCTAGATCAAATTCTTGCAGCAACAAGACACACCGCATCAAACGCGATTTGGACTCTCTCTTACTCAGCAAATATTTCAGTGCTGAGTGATCAGTATGCACTATTACCTTGCTTCCCACTAAATAAGATATGAACTTGTCAAAAGGAAAGACTACTGCAAAGAACTCCTTCTTCGTGGTAGCGTAGTTCACCTAAGAATCATTCAAGGTCCGGCTTGCATAGTAAATGGGTTAGAACAGTTTATCTCTCCTCTGCCCCAGCACTGCTCCTACTGCCACATCACTGGCATCGCACATTATCTCAAAAAGCTCACTCCGGTTAGGAGACACCATTATGGGGGTACTCACTAGCTTTTACTTGATCAATTAGAATGGTCTGAGACACTCCACATCGAATACAAATTTCACATCTTTGGAAAGTAATGCAGTTACGAGCTTGGTGATGCTGGAATTTTTTTTAATGAACCTTCTATAGAAACTGGCATGCCCCAAAAACCTTCTGATGCTCTTCACTGAGGTTGGTAGTGGGAGCTTGGCTATCACATCTACTTTAGCTTTATCGACTTCAATACCTTCAGCTGTGACTTTATGGCCCATGACTATCCCTTCCCCTCGCCCCCCCCcaaccatgaagtgacatttttCCCAGTTGAGTACTAGGTGAGTGTCCTCACATCGTTTCAGAACAAGTTTGAGGTTACTCAATCAATATTCAAAGTCATCTCCAAATAGAGTAAAGTCATGCATGAACACCTCTAGACACTTCCCGTTCAAATCTTAAAATATTGATATCATGCATTTCTGGAAAGTAGCTGGTGCGTTGCATAGTCCGAAAGGGATTCTACAGTATGCAAAGATTCCGGATGGGCATGTAAAGGTAGTTTTCTCAACATCCTCGGGAGAAATAGGTATTTGATTGTACCATGAATATCTATCTAAGAAGCAATGACACCCGCGCCCCACCACCTTCTCCAATATCTGATCaataaaaaggaaaagggaagTGATCCTTCCTTGTTGAATCATTTAATCTCCGGTAATAGAAGCACATCCTCTACCTAGTAACTGTTCTGGTAGGAATTAGCTTGTTGTCCTCATTTTTTACCACGGTCATGCTCCCATTTTTCGGCACAACCTGTACAGGGCTAATCCATTGACTGTCAGAGATGGAATATATTATACCTGCATCCAGCAATTTGAGTATCTCTTTTTGCACCACTTTCTCAAGATTTTTGTTCAATTTGCAATGTGGCTACACCACTGGTTTGATCCCTTCTTCTAATAGGATCTTGTGCATGCAGATTGCAGGGTTGATTCCCTAAATATCGGCTATACTCCAATCGATTGCATTTTAATGCTTCCATAGTAACTCCACAAGCATGTGTTCTTGTTCATATGTCAAATCAGCAACAACAATTATAGGAAAATTGTTAGTCTCCAAAAAAGCATATTTTGAATATGTCGAGAGAACCTTTCAATTGCAACTTCTGCTTGCTCTTTTATTTCTCAAATTATTCTTCGTCTACCACCCGGTTCTCATCTTTTAGTGCCTCAACTTCCTTTTTGATCTCTGGATCTTCATCCTCTATTTTGCTTAAGTGACTAATGCATCTTTCTAGTGAATCACCTACCAGTTTATCCAGCTTGTGTTGTTCAGCTAACACTCCCACCACATCTAGTTTGAGACAAGCATAGCCATATGCCTCATCACATGGGTATTTCATTATTCTCTTCATTTGAAATACCACTTTCTCATTTCCCACTTGTAGCATAAGTTTTCCCTCATATATATCAAGAATAGACCCGCCAGTGTAAAGGAATGGTCTTCCCAAGATTATAGGTACCTCTTTATTCACTTCCATATCTACCATAATGAAGTGTATTGGGAAAATAAATTTGTCTACCCTTACTAGAATGTCCTCAATTATGCCCTCTGGTATGATTGTGGTCTGCTCAGCCAGTTGCAAGGATATCGGCATAGATTTGATCACTCCTATCTCTCCTTCTAATTTCTTGAACATTGATAACGGTATCAAGTTAATGGGTGCACCTGAATCGCACAAGGCTTTGTCAAAATTTTTGCTACCCAACGAGTAAGGTATAGTGAAACTGCCAGGATCCCCACACTTCTTAGGAATTTTGTTCTGTAGAATAGCATTACAGTGGGCATTGAGTTTGACCACTTTTATTTCCTTGAGCTTCTTTTTGCTTGAAAGGATTTCCTTCAAAAATTTTGCATAGGCAGGCATCTGTGTGATCACCTCTATGAACGGGATGTTCACATACAATTAtttcagcatctccaagaatttcccAAAGCCTTTGTCTAATTTTTCCCACTTCATTTTTTGAGAAAAAGGTAACAATGGCATGTGCTTGCTTTCCCCAACTGCGTTGCTCACCTTCTGCTTATCAACCTCCTTACTGCTAACGTTCTCCTCGGGTAGAGATTCTCCAATTTTCTATTCTTCAGCTATCTTGGTTGAGTTGATTTTCTTTTCATCCCTTGGTTATGCCTTGGGATCTGATAATGTTTTCACACTCCTACGAGACATATCTTTGATTGTCTCTTTTGGATTCTTTTCAGTGTCTGCCGGCAAAGTCCACGGTGATCTTTATGACAATAATGTTGCAAGTTGCCCCATTTGTCTTTCCAAATTTTGGATGGTTGTGCCTTGCTCCCTGATAGTGGTCCCTTGAGTCTTAAGTTTCCCATCAGATTTATTTATAAATGCCTTCATTAGATCGTTTGAACTTGAGTTGTTGGGCTTTGGAGGTTGGTATGGTTGCCTCTGTTGAGTTTGGAAACCAGGAGGTTCTTGCACTGGTGCTCTGGGATTTTGTTGTTGCCATGAATTCAAACTACCAGTTAAAGAACTCCATGAGAAATTTGGATGTCTCTGTCCCATAGAATTGAAATTACCACTTCCTTGGTGGTTGCCTCTAGTGAAGTTCCCCACAATGTTGAGGCAACTACCAAGGAGGTGGTAATTTCAGTTTTATGGGACAGAGACATTTAGGGTTCTCATGGAGTTCTTCAACTGGTAGTTTGAACTCATGGTAGCAGTAAAATCCCAAAGCACCAGTGCGAGGACCTCCTAGTTTCCAAACTCAACAGAGCCAACCATACAAACCTCTGTAGCCCAACAACTCAAGTTTAGTAGATCTAATGAAGGCATTTATAAATAAATCTGATAAGAAAATTGAGAATCCGGGAGCAAAACATAGCCATCAGGAATTTGGAAAGACAAATGGGGAAGCTTGCAACATTGTTGTCAGAAAGTGCACCGGGGATTTTGCTGGCAGACACTAAAAAGAATCCAAAAGAGACAATCAAAGCCGTGTCTCTCAAGAGTGGGAAAACATTGGCAGAGACCAAGGCAAAACCAAGGGATGAGAAGGAGATCAACTCAACCAAGATAGTTGAAGAATAGAAAATTGGTGAATCTCTACCCAATGAGAATGTTAGCAGCAAGGAGGTTGATAAGCAAAAGGTGAGCAGCGCAATTGAGGAAAGCAAGCACATGTCATTATTACTTTTTTATCAAAAGATGAAGCGGGAGAAATTAGACAAATGCTTTGGAAAATTCTTGGAGATACTGAAGCAGTTGTATGTGAACATCCCGTTCACGGAGGTTCTCACACAGATGTTGACCTATGCAAAATATCTGAAGGAAATCCtttcaagcaaaaggaagttCAAGGAAACGAAAGTGGTCGAACTCAATGCCCACTACAATGCCATTCTACAGAACAAAATTCCTTAGAAGTGTGGGGATCCTGGCAGTTTAAAAACATTATACCTTACTCGTTGGGTAGCGAAAATTTTGACAAAGCCTTGTGCGATTCAGGTGCATCTATT
Proteins encoded in this window:
- the LOC104236311 gene encoding uncharacterized protein, with protein sequence MPAYAKFLKEILSSKKKLKEIKVVKLNAHCNAILQNKIPKKCGDPGSFTIPYSLGSKNFDKALCDSGAPINLIPLSMFKKLEGEIGVIKSMPISLQLAEQTTIIPEGIIEDILVRVDKFIFPIHFIMVDMEVNKEVPIILGRPFLYTGGSILDIYEGKLMLQVGNEKVVFQMKRIMKYPCDEAYGYACLKLDVVGVLAEQHKLDKLVGDSLERCISHLSKIEDEDPEIKKEVEALKDENRVVDEE